In Balearica regulorum gibbericeps isolate bBalReg1 chromosome 26, bBalReg1.pri, whole genome shotgun sequence, one genomic interval encodes:
- the CDC34 gene encoding ubiquitin-conjugating enzyme E2 R1 isoform X2, whose amino-acid sequence MARPLVPSSQKALLLELKGLQEEPVEGFRVNLVDEGDLYNWEVAIFGPPNTYYEGGYFKARLRFPIDYPYSPPAFRFLTKMWHPNIYETGDVCISILHPPVDDPQSGELPSERWNPTQNVRTILLSVISLLNEPNTFSPANVDASVMYRKWKESKGKDREYTDIIRKQVLGTKVDAERDGVKVPTTLAEYCVKTKTPAPDEGSDLFYDDYYEDDEMEEEADSCYGDEDDSGNEES is encoded by the exons ATGGCGCGGCCCCTCGTGCCCAGCTCGCAGAAGgcgctgctgctggagctcaaagggctgcaggaggagcccGTGGAAGGGTTCCGGGTCAACCTGGTGGACGAGGGGGACCTCTACAACTGGGAGGTGGCCATCTTCGGCCCCCCGAACACCTACTATGAGGGCGGGTACTTCAAG GCTCGTCTCCGTTTTCCCATTGACTACCCCTattctcctcctgcctttaGGTTCTTAACCAAAATGTGGCACCCCAACATCTACGAG ACCGGCGATGTCTGCATCTCCATCCTGCACCCGCCAGTGGACGACCCGCAGAGCGGGGAGCTGCCATCGGAACGGTGGAACCCCACCCAGAACGTGCG GACCATTCTCCTGAGTGTGATCTCGCTACTGAATGAGCCCAACACGTTTTCTCCAGCCAACGTGGATGCCTCTGTGATGTACCGCAagtggaaggaaagcaaagggaaggacCGGGAGTACACGGACATCATCAG GAAGCAAGTCTTGGGCACAAAGGTGGACGCTGAGCGGGATGGTGTGAAGGTCCCCACCACGCTGGCAGAGTACTGTGTGAAGACCAAGACTCCAGCCCCAGATGAGGGCTCGGACCTCTTCTATGATGACTATTACGAGGATGATGagatggaggaggaagcagaCAGCTGTTATGGTGATGAGGATGACTCCGGCAATGAGGAATCTTGA
- the LOC104641465 gene encoding hippocampus abundant transcript 1 protein, with product MTGEKKKKKRLNRSVLLAKKIVIRDGAGRQGIGEPSVYHAVVVIFLEFFAWGLLTTPMLTVLHQTFPQHTFLMNGLIHGVKGLLSFLSAPLIGALSDVWGRKSFLLLTVFFTCAPIPLMKISPWWYFAVISMSGVFAVTFSVIFAYVADITQEHERSTAYGLVSATFAASLVTSPAIGAYLSQAYGDTLVVVLASGVALLDIGFILLAVPESLPEEMRPVSWGAPISWEQADPFASLRKVGQDSTVLLICITVFLSYLPEAGQYSSFFLYLRQVIGFSSETVAAFIGVVGILSILAQTVVLGILMRSIGNKNTILLGLGFQILQLAWYGFGSQPWMMWAAGAVAAMSSITFPAISAMVSRNADPDQQGVVQGMITGIRGLCNGLGPALYGFVFYLFHVELNEMAEVETLGKASKPNMANPTDESSIIPGPPFLFGACSVLLSLLVALFIPEHNLALRSGGHKKHSNGAQTHTHSPQAGGSDGKEPLLEDSSV from the exons ATGACCGgcgagaagaagaagaagaagcgGCTCAACCGCAGCGTCCTGTTGGCCAAGAAGATCGTCATCCGGGACGGGGCCGGC CGACAGGGGATTGGAGAGCCCAGCGTGTACCACGCAGTGGTGGTCATTTTCCTGGAGTTCTTTGCCTGGGGGCTGCTGACCACGCCGATGCTAACG gtGTTACACCAGACTTTTCCTCAGCATACGTTCTTGATGAATGGCCTGATTCATGGAGTCAAG ggtctgctttcttttctaagtGCCCCACTGATTGGTGCTCTCTCTGATGTCTGGGGCAGGaaatccttcctcctcctcactgtcTTCTTCACGTGTGCGCCAATTCCCCTTATGAAGATCAGTCCGTG GTGgtattttgctgtcatttccaTGTCTGGAGTCTTTGCTGTCaccttttctgtgatttttgccTATGTTGCCGATATCACACAGGAGCATGAACGCAGCACGGCGTATGGCTTG GTGTCAGCCACGTTTGCTGCTAGTCTGGTCACAAGCCCCGCAATTGGTGCATACCTTTCCCAAGCCTACGGCGATACCTTGGTGGTTGTGCTAGCTTCAGGTGTTGCTTTACTGGATATTGGTTTCATCCTGCTAGCTGTGCCAGAGTCTCTGCCAGAAGAGATGCGCCCGGTCTCTTGGGGAGCTCCAATCTCTTGGGAACAAGCAGACCCATTCGCT TCCTTGCGGAAAGTGGGTCAGGATTCTACAGTGCTGCTCATCTGTATCACCGTTTTTCTCTCCTACCTTCCTGAAGCTGGCCAGTACTCCAGCTTTTTCCTGTACCTGCGACAG GTCATTGGTTTTTCCTCGGAGACGGTGGCAGCCTTTATTGGTGTAGTTGGAATTCTTTCTATACTGGCTCAG acagTAGTGTTGGGAATTCTCATGCGTTcgataggaaataaaaataccatcCTGTTGGGACTGGGCTTCCAGATCCTGCAGCTTGCCTGGTACGGCTTCGGATCACAGCCTTG GATGAtgtgggcagcaggagctgtggctgCCATGTCTAGCATCACCTTCCCAGCCATCAGTGCCATGGTGTCCAGGAATGCGGACCCTGACCAACAGG GTGTGGTGCAGGGGATGATCACTGGGATTCGGGGTCTGTGTAACGGCCTGGGGCCGGCGCTCTATGGCTTTGTCTTCTATCTCTTCCACGTGGAGTTGAATGAAATGGCTGAGGTGGAAACGCTGGGTAAGGCCTCCAAACCCAACATGGCCAACCCTACAGATGAG AGCAGCATTATCCCAGGGCCTCCGTTCCTGTTTGGGGCTTGTTCTGTCCTGCTGTCGCTCCTGGTGGCCTTGTTCATCCCAGAGCACAACCTCGCGCTGAGATCGGGTGGCCACAAGAAGCACAGTAACGGAGCCCAGACCCACACCCACAGCCCGCAGGCTGGAGGGTCGGACGGGAAGGAGCCCCTGCTCGAGGACAGCAGCGTATGA
- the MADCAM1 gene encoding mucosal addressin cell adhesion molecule 1, with translation MGGSLQPCEDPSGQGLSQVWCCWRGPGCCAGADLGRKSENLPLEIPLELEGPRGPGGRGSQGRFLQSLRRAEDGAGSQKETARPAAFALWKEGRKEGITSPYCCPAMLLALWVMEPAPLLLLLLGLLWGCSGRPADKLSVMPQEPVVRYGGSVQLNCSLACAGGTVQWKGLDTNPGIVTSFPTHSVLHISSAVVATEGTKICLGTCHGRQYQHSVYLRVYALPDTLQLEAEPRALEPGQPTRLRCSAQRVYPLAGLVLTWYRGDQALGEADFDDTETDEQLFNIVSTLPVAGEEVGEGVEFRCEVTLRVGQETFTRVASVAASAGGGMEQPVATATSTVVATTGNPSTAGPTTTTALSPEPSVPTRDPSTAMTTTPREPDAETILEPAAATDPPSTERPALRDLIAASPTARLATTMLPGPGTARPPAEAQGMPVDSITLESPPAKNGTGLSVGTVSNCSLQIWSLPPNGTRGRALRIVCHARCAGNTTVRWLRTPVALSQYREEAAGSSSALQLDHAEPRHQGHYQCVLLGHRSQVVSLQLTVLDDSFSAGPAIAMGTMVSLLGLILAGIVSRCLWKRFRSQYELP, from the exons atgggggggtccctgcagcCGTGCGAGGACCCTTCGGGCCAAGGGCTTTCCCAGGTTTGGTGCTGCTGGCGCGGCCCTGGGTGTTGTGCAGGAGCTGACCttggaagaaaatcagaaaacctCCCTCTGGAAATACCCCTTGAGCTGGAAGGTCCCAGAGGCCCCGGGGGCCGGGGCTCACAGGGGCGGTTCCTGCAGAGCTTAAGAAGGGCTGAGGACGGAGCTGGCAGCCAGAAGGAGACAGCCCGGCCAGCGGCATTTGCTCtctggaaggagggaaggaaggaaggaataacCAGCCCTTACTGCTGCCCTGCCATGCTGCTGGCTCTGTGGGTGATGGAGCcggctcctctcctcctcctcctcctcggcttgctgtggggctgcagcg GGCGACCCGCTGACAAGCTGTCGGTGATGCCGCAGGAGCCGGTGGTGCGGTACGGGGGCTCGGTGCAGCTGAACTGCTCCCTGGCCTGCGCGGGGGGCACGGTGCAGTGGAAGGGGCTGGACACCAACCCGGGGATCGtcacctccttccccacccacaGTGTCCTGCACATCAGCAGCGCCGTGGTTGCCACGGAGGGCACCAAGATCTGCCTGGGGACCTGCCATGGGCGGCAGTACCAGCACTCTGTCTACCTGAGGGTCTACG CCCTCCCAGACAcgctgcagctggaggcagagcccCGTGCCCTGGAGCCGGGGCAGCCTACGCGCCTGCGCTGCTCGGCCCAGCGGGTGTACCCGCTCGCAGGGCTGGTGCTCACCTGGTACCGAGGGGACCAAGCGCTGGGAGAGGCAGACTTTGATGACACGGAGACGGACGAGCAGCTGTTCAACATCGTGTCCACGCTGCCGGTGGccggggaggaggtgggagaaggAGTGGAGTTCAGGTGCGAGGTGACGCTCAGAGTGGGACAGGAGACCTTCACCCGGGTGGCATCTGTGGCGGCAAGTGCTGGGG GTGGGATGGAGCAGCCAGTGGCCACGGCCACCTCCACAGTGGTGGCTACAACAGGGAACCCCAGCACAGCCGGGCCCACGACCACCACAGCGCTGTCCCCAGAGCCGAGTGTCCCCACACGCGATCCCAGCACAGCCATGACTACCACACCGCGGGAGCCCGATGCTGAAACCATCCTGGAGCCGGCTGCTGCCACTGACCCCCCCTCCACAGAGCGCCCTGCTCTCCGGGACCTCATCGCAGCCAGTCCCACGGCACGTCTGGCCACCACCATGCTCCCTGGCCCCGGCACCGCGAGACCCCCGGCTGAGGCGCAGGGGATGCCTGTGGACAGCATCACCTTGGAGTCTCCCCCAGCGAAGAACGGGACAGGGCTGTCCGTGGGGACAGTGTCCAACTGCAGCCTGCAGATCTGGTCGCTGCCTCCCAACGGGACGCGAGGCAGGGCCCTGCGCATTGTGTGCCACGCGCGGTGCGCTGGGAACACCACCGTGCGCTGGCTGCGGACCCCCGTGGCCCTCTCGCAGTACCGGGAGGAGgcggcaggcagcagctctgcgcTGCAGCTGGACCATGCCGAGCCCCGGCACCAGGGCCATTACCAGTGCGTCCTGCTCGGCCACCGCTCCCAGGTGGTCAGTCTGCAGCTGACGGTCTTGGATG ATTCGTTCAGCGCAGGCCCTGCCATCGCCATGGGGACAATGGTCTCGCTGTTGGGACTGATCCTGGCCGGCATCGTGTCTCGTTGCCTGTGGAAACGATTCAGATCTCAGTACGAGCTGCCGTAG
- the TPGS1 gene encoding tubulin polyglutamylase complex subunit 1, translated as MAAYEKRRAAAAPAPTPAPAAGSGLAEPARATVAADGLGSEAEFLLRAGVTAMVREALLKVLEARPEEPVSFLADYFERLVLGSPGAAGEAAAELPGPPQRLARALWYVRLAHHSHRTAFDSNAGAAYEVLGAGGRRRKAGVDGRLYSELLRRICQHGGAPAEAAAALLGRVRCRDHEAVPFDVFRYGVLTCFVLLEFAAKADALFGVLDSGSGTADGRVCQAVLRALEDALGTGHFSLPSRYLEAGSKLGPDGLALAMDRALQERKLGSSMSREEFLKKATALFVAKVKPVE; from the exons ATGGCGGCGTACGAGAAGCGGCGGGCggccgctgccccggccccgacCCCAGCCCCGGCGGCTGGCAGCGGGCTGGCGGAGCCGGCTCGGGCGACGGTGGCGGCCGACGGGCTGGGGAGCGAGGCGGAGTTCCTGCTGCGGGCCGGCGTCACCGCCATGGTGCGGGAGGCGCTGTTGAAGGTGCTGGAGGCGCGGCCCGAAGAGCCCGTCTCCTTTTTGGCCGACTACTTCGAGCGTCTGGTGCTGGGCAGCCCCGGCGCAGCGGGCGAGGCCGCCGCGGAGCTCCCAGGGCCTCCGCAGCGCCTGGCCCGGGCGCTGTGGTACGTGCGCCTGGCTCACCACTCCCACAG GACGGCCTTCGACAGCAACGCCGGCGCGGCCTACGAGGTGTTGGGCGCCGGCGGCCGGCGGCGGAAGGCAGGCGTGGACGGGCGGCTGTACAGCGAGCTGCTGCGGCGCATCTGTCAGCACGGGGGAGCACccgcggaggcggcggcggcgctgctgGGCCGGGTCCGCTGCCGTGACCACGAGGCCGTACCTTTTGACGTCTTCCGCTACGGCGTCCTCACCTGCTTCGTGCTGCTGGAGTTCGCGGCCAAAGCGGACGCACTCTTTGGCGTCCTGGACAGCGGCTCCGGCACCGCCGATGGCAGGGTCTGCCAGGCCGTGCTGCGGGCGCTGGAGGACGCGCTGGGCACTGGCCACTTCTCTCTCCCCAGCCGCTACCTGGAGGCCGGCTCCAAGCTGGGGCCAGACGGTCTGGCCCTGGCCATGGACCGGGCACTGCAGGAGAGGAAGCTCGGCAGCTCCATGAGCAGGGAGGAGTTCCTGAAGAAAGCCACCGCCTTGTTCGTGGCAAAAGTGAAGCCCGTCGAGTAA
- the CDC34 gene encoding ubiquitin-conjugating enzyme E2 R1 isoform X1, which produces MARPLVPSSQKALLLELKGLQEEPVEGFRVNLVDEGDLYNWEVAIFGPPNTYYEGGYFKVNSWVQQGGVRCGADRGLEEARLRFPIDYPYSPPAFRFLTKMWHPNIYETGDVCISILHPPVDDPQSGELPSERWNPTQNVRTILLSVISLLNEPNTFSPANVDASVMYRKWKESKGKDREYTDIIRKQVLGTKVDAERDGVKVPTTLAEYCVKTKTPAPDEGSDLFYDDYYEDDEMEEEADSCYGDEDDSGNEES; this is translated from the exons ATGGCGCGGCCCCTCGTGCCCAGCTCGCAGAAGgcgctgctgctggagctcaaagggctgcaggaggagcccGTGGAAGGGTTCCGGGTCAACCTGGTGGACGAGGGGGACCTCTACAACTGGGAGGTGGCCATCTTCGGCCCCCCGAACACCTACTATGAGGGCGGGTACTTCAAGGTGAATAGCTGGGTGCAGCAGGGGGGCGTGCGGTGTGGGGCGGACCGAGGTCTCGAGGAG GCTCGTCTCCGTTTTCCCATTGACTACCCCTattctcctcctgcctttaGGTTCTTAACCAAAATGTGGCACCCCAACATCTACGAG ACCGGCGATGTCTGCATCTCCATCCTGCACCCGCCAGTGGACGACCCGCAGAGCGGGGAGCTGCCATCGGAACGGTGGAACCCCACCCAGAACGTGCG GACCATTCTCCTGAGTGTGATCTCGCTACTGAATGAGCCCAACACGTTTTCTCCAGCCAACGTGGATGCCTCTGTGATGTACCGCAagtggaaggaaagcaaagggaaggacCGGGAGTACACGGACATCATCAG GAAGCAAGTCTTGGGCACAAAGGTGGACGCTGAGCGGGATGGTGTGAAGGTCCCCACCACGCTGGCAGAGTACTGTGTGAAGACCAAGACTCCAGCCCCAGATGAGGGCTCGGACCTCTTCTATGATGACTATTACGAGGATGATGagatggaggaggaagcagaCAGCTGTTATGGTGATGAGGATGACTCCGGCAATGAGGAATCTTGA